The region TCATCTCATTCATCTACTCCGTCGTCTGCTTTGTTGGATTGTGTGGGAATTCCTTGGTCATATACGTGATCCTAAAGTATGCCAAAATGAAGACGGCAACTAACATCTACATCTTGAACCTGGCCATCGCCGACGAGCTGCTCATGTTAAGCGTGCCATTCCTGGTAACATCCACCTTGCTGAACCACTGGCCCTTCGGCTCGTTGCTCTGCCGCCTGGTCCTCAGCGTGGATGCGGTCAACATGTTCACCAGCATCTACTGCCTCACTGTTCTCAGTGTGGACAGGTACATCGCGGTGGTGCACCCCATTAAAGCTGCCAGTTACAGAAGACCCACCATAGCTAAAATAGTCAACCTGGCCGTGTGGCTCCTGTCCATACTGGTGATCCTGCCCATCGTTATCTTTGCAGACACGGCCCCCAGCTCTGACGGCTCGATCATCTGCAATATGCAGATGCCAAAGCCTGACAGGCAGTGGCTTGAGGTATTCGTGGTCTACACATTTCTAATGGGGTTTCTCATCCCCGTTGTTGCCATCTGCCTATGCTATATTCTCATCATTGTCAAAATGAGAGTGGTTGCCCTTAAAGCCGGGTGGCAACAGCGCAAGAAGTCGGAGAGGAAGATCACCTTGATGGTGATGATGGTGGTGACTGTGTTTGTGATGTGCTGGATGCCATTTTACATAGTTCAGTTAGTGAAGATATTTCTGGGGCGACAGAATCTGACCGTCAGCCAGCTCGTGGTCGTCTTGGGTTACGCCAACAGCTGCGCCAACCCCATTCTTTACGGCTTTCTCTCGGACAACTTCAAGCGGTCGTTCCAGAGAATCTTGTGTCTCCGGTGGTTGGACAATGTGGTGGAGGAGCCCATAGATTACTATGCCACGGCCCTCAAAAGCAGGGCGTACAGCGTGGAGGAGTTCCAGCAAGATCAACTGGAATCGGAGAGCGTCTATCGCAATGGCACGTGTACCTCAAGGACAACCACCCTCTAAGGAATCGCCGGACAGCGAGGAGAACCCAACAAAGGTGCTGTCCTTTGGCTCGATAACTCGATTAGTGGGACAGATTTCTGCCTCTCTGTTCTGTTTTCTTGTCGCGTCCCCTGCTGTAATGCTTTAGGTTGTGAAGAAATATAACAGGTTTAATAAGGCCGCGATCTCTCGCCTGTTTGAACTGTTCAGTCGCTTTtatatgcaatacataatataaaatttCTCTCTAATTCATCTTAAGCTTAATTCAGATAAGAATTGTCGCGTTTAAACTATGCTGGAAAATTTGTGTTGATGTTGGCAAGATTCGTTTAAACATGTTGCTATGTGCGGACTTCTTCAGAGTGTGTCAATGATGTAATATTTCAAAACTGATTAAATTAAAGTTCTGCCCCATTAATTTCTCACCACTTGCTACACGATGGCCAATGACTCCTTAAAACTAGACAGTGAGAGGTAGTTTGTAATATTTGTTCGACTGATGCTACAGGATTTCTGCCTTGTTTCATCAAAGGACTCTTACATTTCATCGCCCATAAAATTACGCTCTTTAGGCAATTAACTGTCTTTCTTTAATGGCGCTCTCCATAAAAAAAACTAATTGGCAAAATGACGTTTGGTGCGTAAGAACTCACTTGAACCTTAAAGCCAAATAATACGATTTTATTACTGTTCTGCACTTTATTCAAGTGGGAAGCCATTCTGGGAGCATAACTTTGGCCCATCcagattgtgagcagtttcgctTTGGGTCGCCCTTTAATACCCGCCCCACCCCCATCAGGTTGCGGCAGCGTTAaatacgcaaacacgaggaaatctgcagatgctggaaatccaagcaacacacgcaaaatgtacAGGAAATGTacaagaagtacagtcgactgtgcttcttcctgtagatgctgcctggcctgctgcgttccaccagcattttgtgtgtgtggcattAAATACAGGGGTTTTTAAAAATTTAGTTAGGGAAATTAATTTGCTAAGGAAATTCAATTAAAGTTGATTGCAAGTAAATTAGACACGGACTCCGAAGTAAAGAGAGCTTTATTCACGATATCGTAGGGACTGGAACTCCAAATAATACAGAGAGCACTGCTCCTTTCATAGCTGTACAAATCGATTGCAAAAGCAAAGGTTGTTCGATTAACCCTGTGAATTACAAAATATAAGCTAGGTTCACACGCAGTTCTCTTGTGATAAGCGATACCCATAGCAACagcccatttttaaaaaaatcagtccTGTGTGCAACTTTGTATTAACAGTTTGTCTCGTTTCCTTACAAGGTAAGTATCTGCAAGCATTTATTCTAAGACTGGTTTTGCTAAAACATAAAGCCATATCTCCCACAAACTAAGCCGCAAACTGGTTTCCTAATTCGAAAACTAATATTAACCCTTTGTCTATCAAAATCTTTAACTCACACAATTTTCCTTCACATTTACAATAATAAGATCTAAAACGTCCGTGCTTTTCCATCAATACCTGATGATTCATCTTTGACCGAGTGAACAAACAGAAGGATATACATTCCTAACTACATAATTCTCACTACACTGAAGCCTCAAAAAGTCAGCAGACAACTAATTTATGGTTCGGACTGTGGATCATTTGACTGTGAATTGATAACTCCCCCCAATGCTGCTTTCTTACTGCAAACGCCAcgtatgtccccccccccccacccccccattccgtTTAGGAAGACTACTGCTGAACtaataaattgacaaacatcctCCCTGAATGACTTAGCTCTGAGAAACTCTGGGCTTTGGCCGAATTCTTGCAACGTTCCTCTAGTTAGTAAGTATGAAAAGGCACAGTCAAATTCATGCTAAGATTTACCGGAGAGAATGCGTAATCTCTTTTCCCATCTCtgacacttccccccccccccccatctctggaCGTCATCACCAACCTTCTGAACTTCACAATTATCTTGAccgtacctcttcccacccttccACTTATAAAACTGATATTCCCTGCTCTCAGCTCCTCCGTCTTCGCCACATCTGTTCTCGTGCTGAcgctttccattccagaacatctgagatgtccttTTTTCCCCCAAAAAAACACGG is a window of Hemitrygon akajei chromosome 3, sHemAka1.3, whole genome shotgun sequence DNA encoding:
- the sstr1a gene encoding somatostatin receptor type 1: MLSNVSANPDDVMNGANFTHNGTTSGASSRAIFISFIYSVVCFVGLCGNSLVIYVILKYAKMKTATNIYILNLAIADELLMLSVPFLVTSTLLNHWPFGSLLCRLVLSVDAVNMFTSIYCLTVLSVDRYIAVVHPIKAASYRRPTIAKIVNLAVWLLSILVILPIVIFADTAPSSDGSIICNMQMPKPDRQWLEVFVVYTFLMGFLIPVVAICLCYILIIVKMRVVALKAGWQQRKKSERKITLMVMMVVTVFVMCWMPFYIVQLVKIFLGRQNLTVSQLVVVLGYANSCANPILYGFLSDNFKRSFQRILCLRWLDNVVEEPIDYYATALKSRAYSVEEFQQDQLESESVYRNGTCTSRTTTL